In one window of Hymenobacter nivis DNA:
- a CDS encoding tetratricopeptide repeat protein: MRCAPFILLAGLLATALGLPGCQSAPAERPDTLVDLATVQSGPRVQADELDGALRQQPGNVALLSRRAALRLAAGQPTAALRDASAALDLTDDDDGPLYFLQARALRMLGRLPEALAAARQAADNGFTGPELPLLVGETHLAARNYPAALDNLDRALRLDPDQPAALFYKGLAYAASADTVQALDYLRAALAREPRQPEILHQLAFLYNALRDPEQAVRYAARGLRLDTASGALHYDYGRQLELKGVTDSAAWFYRRALVLDTTQYRADYRLALAAGAHGQRPATLIPHLARALRRNPRLPEARALLAEALEAHNQLPAALAQYRLLVAENPGNAHWTFKVWKVGNRARLLLPDSLRPAPLYYPGPPRAQPPAVAPLAPR, translated from the coding sequence ATGCGTTGCGCGCCGTTTATTTTGCTTGCCGGGCTGCTGGCCACGGCGCTGGGGCTCCCAGGCTGCCAATCGGCCCCCGCCGAGCGGCCCGATACCCTCGTGGACTTGGCCACCGTGCAGAGTGGGCCCCGCGTGCAGGCCGATGAGCTGGATGGGGCCCTTCGCCAGCAGCCGGGCAATGTGGCTCTGCTCTCGCGCCGCGCCGCCCTGCGCCTGGCCGCTGGCCAGCCCACCGCCGCCCTGCGCGATGCCTCCGCTGCCCTCGACCTGACCGACGACGACGACGGTCCCCTGTACTTTCTGCAGGCCCGGGCCCTGCGGATGCTGGGCCGCCTGCCCGAAGCCCTGGCCGCCGCCCGCCAAGCGGCCGATAATGGCTTCACGGGGCCCGAGCTACCGCTGCTGGTGGGCGAAACCCATTTGGCGGCCCGCAACTACCCCGCCGCCCTCGACAACCTCGACCGGGCCCTGCGCCTCGACCCCGACCAGCCGGCGGCGCTGTTCTACAAAGGCTTGGCCTACGCCGCTTCGGCCGATACCGTCCAGGCCCTCGATTACTTACGGGCGGCCCTGGCCCGCGAGCCGCGCCAGCCGGAGATTTTGCACCAGCTGGCCTTTCTCTACAACGCCCTGCGCGACCCCGAGCAAGCCGTACGCTACGCCGCCCGTGGCCTGCGCCTCGACACCGCCTCCGGGGCCCTGCACTACGACTACGGCCGCCAGCTGGAGCTAAAGGGCGTGACCGACAGCGCCGCCTGGTTCTACCGCCGCGCCCTGGTGCTGGACACCACGCAGTACCGGGCCGATTACCGCCTGGCGCTGGCCGCCGGGGCCCACGGCCAGCGCCCGGCCACCCTCATCCCGCACCTGGCCCGTGCCCTGCGCCGCAATCCGCGCCTGCCCGAAGCCCGCGCCCTGCTGGCCGAAGCCCTTGAAGCTCATAACCAATTGCCCGCCGCCCTGGCTCAGTACCGCCTGCTGGTGGCCGAAAACCCGGGTAATGCGCACTGGACTTTTAAGGTGTGGAAGGTGGGTAACCGCGCCCGCCTGCTGCTGCCCGATAGCCTGCGCCCGGCCCCGCTCTACTACCCGGGGCCCCCGCGGGCCCAGCCCCCGGCCGTGGCACCCCTAGCCCCTCGTTAG
- a CDS encoding DNA gyrase/topoisomerase IV subunit A, whose protein sequence is MAEAEPQEEENPKFAPGEVIHDVATVRGMYQNYFLDYASYVILERAVPAIEDGLKPVQRRILHAMKEMDDGRFNKVANVIGQTMQYHPHGDASIGDAMVNLGQKDLLIETQGNWGDVRTGDGAAAPRYIEARLSKFALDVVFNPDTTEWQLSYDGRKREPTTLPVKFPLLLAQGVEGIAVGLSTKIMPHNFCELCQASIAVLRGKEVQLLPDFSTGGLCDATHYNSGMRGAKIRLRATIEKVDKTLLIIRDIPYGSTTTALMESIVKASEANKIKIKKVVDNTAAVVEIQVQLPAGVSPDLTMDALYAFTDCEISISPNTCVIIDDKPRFVGVEDVLRQSTKATVRLLERELEIRQEELWERWHNASLEKIFIENRIYRRIEEAETWAQILETIDAGLRKFVRVDGDKPKANDQRVVLRRPVTEDDLTRLTEIRIKRISKFDGFKADDYLQKLTDELAEVADHLANLTRYAVAYFEGLLKKYGAGRERKTQLRTFDVVTAQKVAVANQKLYVNRQDGFVGFGLKKDEFVCDCSDLDDIIAIKRDGTFVVSRIAEKTFVGKDILHVGVYNKNDDRLVYNMVYVDGASGISFAKRFLVSGITRDKAYDLTKGTKGTKILYLTANPNSESEIVTIQLSDKAAARVKQFDFDFAELAIKGKGSMGNIVTKQLIKKIAQKSRGDSTLGGRETFFDAVVGRLNTAGHGRYLGAFDTDETVLVVFRNGSYELTTPDPGNHYDVPNIVLLRKYDPETVLSAVYMDGDTKIHYVKRFRIETSTLGKPFTFITETKGSKLLAITAHPEPLVEAKVQKDKKGDKETEKIGLHEFIDVKGWKAMGNKLNYYKIHALDLLTDEGPEPQRREAARKRAAGAPTPDAAETAVLDEGTVAVTAEEVAQAREVASRSKAQLGLF, encoded by the coding sequence CTGGCCGAGGCCGAGCCGCAGGAGGAGGAAAACCCCAAATTCGCGCCCGGCGAGGTCATTCACGACGTGGCCACGGTGCGGGGTATGTATCAGAACTACTTTCTGGACTACGCCTCCTACGTGATTCTGGAGCGCGCCGTGCCCGCCATTGAGGACGGCCTCAAGCCCGTGCAGCGCCGCATCCTGCACGCCATGAAGGAGATGGACGATGGCCGCTTCAACAAAGTGGCCAACGTGATTGGCCAAACCATGCAGTACCATCCCCACGGCGACGCCAGCATCGGCGACGCCATGGTGAACCTGGGCCAGAAGGACCTGCTCATCGAAACCCAGGGCAACTGGGGCGACGTGCGCACCGGCGACGGCGCGGCGGCCCCGCGCTATATCGAGGCCCGCCTGAGCAAGTTTGCCCTCGACGTAGTGTTCAACCCCGACACCACCGAGTGGCAGCTCAGCTACGACGGCCGCAAGCGTGAGCCCACCACGCTGCCCGTCAAGTTCCCGCTACTGCTGGCGCAGGGTGTGGAAGGCATTGCCGTGGGCCTGAGCACCAAGATTATGCCCCACAACTTCTGCGAGTTGTGCCAGGCCAGTATTGCGGTGCTGCGCGGCAAGGAGGTGCAACTGCTGCCAGATTTCTCCACCGGGGGCCTGTGCGACGCGACGCACTATAACTCGGGGATGCGTGGGGCCAAAATCCGGCTGCGCGCCACCATCGAGAAGGTGGACAAAACGCTGCTCATCATCCGCGATATTCCCTACGGCTCCACCACTACGGCGCTGATGGAAAGCATCGTGAAGGCCAGCGAGGCCAATAAAATCAAGATTAAGAAGGTGGTGGACAACACGGCGGCCGTGGTGGAGATCCAGGTGCAGCTGCCAGCCGGCGTCTCGCCCGACCTCACCATGGACGCGCTGTATGCTTTCACCGACTGCGAAATCAGCATCTCGCCCAATACCTGCGTCATTATTGACGATAAACCCCGCTTTGTGGGCGTGGAGGACGTACTGCGCCAGAGTACTAAGGCCACGGTGCGCCTGCTGGAACGCGAGCTGGAAATCCGGCAGGAGGAGCTGTGGGAGCGGTGGCACAATGCTTCGTTGGAGAAGATTTTCATTGAAAACCGCATCTACCGCCGCATCGAGGAAGCCGAAACCTGGGCGCAAATCCTGGAAACCATCGACGCGGGCCTGAGGAAATTCGTGCGCGTGGACGGCGACAAGCCCAAGGCCAACGACCAGCGCGTGGTGCTGCGCCGCCCCGTGACGGAGGACGACCTGACGCGCCTGACCGAAATCCGCATCAAGCGCATCAGCAAGTTCGATGGCTTCAAGGCCGACGATTACCTGCAAAAGCTGACCGACGAGCTAGCCGAGGTGGCCGACCACCTGGCCAACCTCACCCGCTACGCCGTAGCCTACTTCGAGGGCCTGCTGAAGAAGTACGGCGCAGGCCGCGAGCGCAAAACGCAGCTCCGCACCTTCGACGTGGTGACGGCCCAGAAGGTGGCCGTGGCCAACCAGAAGCTGTACGTAAACCGCCAGGACGGCTTTGTGGGCTTTGGGCTGAAGAAGGACGAGTTCGTGTGCGACTGCTCAGACCTCGACGACATCATTGCTATCAAGCGCGACGGTACGTTTGTGGTGAGCCGCATTGCGGAGAAAACCTTCGTGGGCAAGGACATCCTGCACGTCGGCGTGTACAACAAGAACGACGACCGGCTGGTGTACAACATGGTGTATGTGGACGGGGCCTCGGGTATCAGCTTCGCTAAGCGCTTCCTTGTCTCGGGTATCACCCGCGACAAGGCCTACGACCTGACCAAGGGCACCAAAGGCACCAAAATCCTGTACCTCACGGCCAACCCCAACTCGGAAAGCGAGATTGTGACCATCCAGCTCAGCGACAAGGCCGCGGCCCGGGTAAAGCAGTTCGACTTCGACTTCGCCGAGCTGGCCATCAAGGGCAAGGGCTCGATGGGCAACATCGTGACCAAGCAGCTCATCAAGAAAATTGCCCAGAAGAGCCGGGGCGACAGCACGTTGGGCGGCCGCGAAACCTTCTTCGACGCCGTAGTGGGCCGCCTCAACACCGCCGGCCACGGCCGCTACCTGGGGGCCTTCGACACCGACGAAACGGTGCTGGTGGTGTTCCGCAACGGCAGCTACGAGCTGACCACGCCCGACCCGGGCAACCATTACGACGTGCCCAACATTGTACTGCTGCGCAAGTACGACCCTGAAACGGTGCTCAGTGCGGTGTATATGGATGGCGATACGAAGATCCACTACGTCAAGCGTTTCCGTATCGAAACTAGTACGCTGGGCAAGCCTTTTACCTTCATCACCGAAACCAAGGGCTCGAAGCTACTGGCCATTACAGCTCATCCCGAGCCGCTGGTGGAAGCGAAAGTGCAGAAAGACAAGAAGGGCGATAAGGAAACCGAGAAAATCGGCCTGCACGAGTTCATTGACGTAAAGGGCTGGAAGGCCATGGGCAACAAGCTGAACTACTACAAAATCCACGCCCTGGACCTGCTTACCGACGAGGGCCCCGAGCCCCAGCGCCGCGAGGCCGCACGCAAGCGCGCCGCCGGGGCCCCCACGCCCGACGCTGCCGAAACCGCCGTGCTCGATGAAGGTACCGTGGCCGTAACGGCCGAGGAAGTAGCTCAGGCCCGCGAAGTGGCCAGCCGCTCTAAGGCGCAATTGGGCTTGTTTTAG
- a CDS encoding CHRD domain-containing protein — protein MKNLLASLLLLAGLMTATACKKETTNIAPVQPTLGTFSGSQQVPVVTSAATGTITGTYDKTAMVLTYTVTFTGLTPIGAHLHMGAPGANGGIFYVFPFNNATGDGFVSPITGTKQLTMDQNTALLNHGVYANLHTMTYKGGEIRADMTVN, from the coding sequence ATGAAAAATTTACTCGCTTCCCTCTTACTCTTGGCTGGTCTGATGACCGCTACGGCCTGTAAAAAAGAGACCACTAACATTGCGCCGGTGCAGCCCACGCTGGGCACCTTCAGCGGTAGCCAGCAAGTACCGGTTGTGACTTCCGCCGCCACGGGCACTATCACCGGCACCTACGATAAAACGGCGATGGTGCTGACATACACCGTCACGTTTACGGGCCTGACGCCTATAGGGGCACACCTTCACATGGGGGCCCCAGGCGCTAATGGCGGCATTTTTTACGTCTTTCCTTTTAATAACGCCACCGGCGACGGTTTCGTATCGCCTATTACTGGCACTAAGCAGCTTACCATGGATCAGAACACGGCCTTGCTTAACCACGGGGTGTACGCTAACCTGCATACTATGACTTATAAGGGCGGCGAAATCCGGGCCGACATGACGGTAAACTAG
- a CDS encoding DNA topoisomerase IV subunit B, with the protein MSDELTPAAPAHGYTEDSIRSLDWREHIRLRPGMYIGKLGDGSAYDDGIYVLVKEVIDNCIDEHVMGHGRTIDIKISEQRVQVRDYGRGIPLGKVVDVVSKINTGGKYDSKVFQKSVGLNGVGTKAVNALSGYFLVQSVREGLMKSAEFAQGRLVQDPKPQKTPQRNGTLVTFQPDDTIFKNYRFIPEYLENQMWNYVYLNAGLIINYNGQKYFSENGLRDLLGRKADVEHLRYPIVHLKGPDIELALSHGNDYGEEYYSFVNGQYTTQGGTHLAAFREAVVKTVREFYKKEFDAADIRGSIVAAISVRVQEPVFESQTKTKLGSINMGDEGPTVRGFILDFVKEHLDNFLHKNPATAEALLKRITQSERERKDMAGVKKLANQRAKKANLHNRKLRDCRFHLGENAKDGAEKELLTTLFITEGDSASGSITKSRNVELEAVFSLRGKPLNCYGLKKKIVYENEEFNLLQHALNIEEGIENLRYNRVVVATDADVDGMHIRLLLLTFFLQFFPDLVRNGHVFILETPLFRVRNKKETIYCYNEGEKQAAMRKLGKNPEITRFKGLGEISPEEFGRFIGDNIKLEPVILQSDRSIQQVLTYYMGKNTPDRQQFIIENLRLEKDLVTSDALPAAEVVEAE; encoded by the coding sequence ATGAGCGACGAACTCACTCCCGCGGCCCCCGCCCACGGCTACACCGAAGACAGCATCCGCTCGCTCGACTGGCGCGAGCACATCCGCCTGCGGCCCGGCATGTACATCGGTAAGCTCGGCGACGGCTCGGCCTACGACGACGGTATTTACGTGCTGGTGAAGGAAGTCATCGACAACTGCATCGACGAGCACGTGATGGGCCACGGCCGCACCATCGACATCAAAATCTCGGAGCAGCGGGTGCAGGTGCGCGACTACGGCCGCGGTATCCCGCTGGGCAAGGTCGTGGACGTGGTGAGCAAAATCAATACCGGTGGTAAGTACGACTCCAAGGTATTCCAGAAGTCGGTGGGCCTCAACGGCGTGGGCACCAAGGCCGTGAACGCCCTGAGCGGCTACTTCCTGGTGCAGAGCGTGCGCGAAGGGCTGATGAAGTCGGCTGAGTTTGCCCAGGGCCGCCTCGTGCAAGACCCCAAGCCCCAGAAAACGCCGCAGCGCAACGGTACGCTGGTCACTTTCCAGCCCGACGACACCATTTTCAAGAACTACCGCTTCATCCCGGAGTACCTGGAAAACCAGATGTGGAACTACGTGTACCTCAACGCGGGCCTCATCATCAACTACAACGGGCAGAAGTACTTCTCCGAAAACGGCCTGCGCGACCTACTCGGCCGCAAGGCTGATGTGGAGCACCTGCGCTACCCCATCGTCCACCTTAAGGGCCCCGACATTGAGCTGGCCCTGAGCCACGGCAACGACTACGGCGAGGAATACTACTCGTTCGTGAACGGGCAGTACACTACCCAGGGCGGTACCCACCTGGCCGCCTTCCGCGAGGCGGTGGTGAAAACGGTGCGCGAGTTTTACAAGAAGGAATTCGACGCGGCCGACATCCGCGGCTCCATTGTGGCGGCCATTTCGGTGCGCGTGCAGGAGCCGGTGTTCGAGAGTCAGACTAAAACCAAGCTCGGCTCGATAAACATGGGCGACGAGGGCCCCACAGTGCGCGGCTTCATCCTGGACTTTGTGAAGGAGCACCTCGACAACTTCTTGCACAAGAACCCCGCTACCGCCGAGGCCCTGCTCAAGCGCATCACGCAGAGCGAGCGGGAGCGCAAGGACATGGCCGGGGTGAAAAAGCTAGCCAACCAGCGCGCCAAAAAAGCCAACCTGCACAACCGTAAGCTGCGCGATTGCCGCTTTCACCTGGGCGAAAACGCTAAGGATGGGGCCGAAAAGGAGCTGCTCACCACGCTCTTCATCACCGAGGGCGACTCGGCCTCGGGCAGCATCACCAAGAGCCGCAACGTGGAGCTGGAGGCTGTGTTCAGCCTGCGCGGCAAGCCGCTGAACTGCTACGGCCTAAAGAAGAAAATAGTGTACGAAAACGAGGAGTTCAACCTGCTTCAGCACGCCCTGAACATCGAGGAAGGCATCGAGAACCTGCGGTATAACCGGGTGGTCGTCGCCACCGACGCCGACGTGGACGGCATGCACATCCGGCTGCTGCTGCTCACGTTCTTCCTCCAGTTCTTCCCCGATTTGGTGCGCAATGGCCACGTGTTCATCCTCGAAACGCCGCTGTTTCGGGTGCGTAACAAGAAGGAAACTATTTACTGTTACAACGAGGGCGAGAAGCAGGCCGCCATGCGCAAGCTGGGCAAAAACCCCGAAATCACCCGCTTCAAGGGCTTGGGCGAGATTTCGCCGGAGGAGTTCGGCAGGTTTATCGGCGATAACATCAAGCTGGAGCCCGTGATTTTGCAGTCCGACCGCAGCATTCAGCAGGTGCTCACCTACTACATGGGTAAAAATACGCCCGACCGTCAGCAGTTCATCATTGAAAACCTGCGCCTGGAAAAAGACCTCGTGACCAGCGACGCGCTGCCCGCCGCTGAGGTGGTGGAAGCGGAATAG
- a CDS encoding AI-2E family transporter, whose amino-acid sequence MQPSPIPTTPPRAMPPPNNFTPPRNLPSPMQRHAPAEVKQSGVVHYTFLLIGLTLLVYVLHALDSILLPILFAALLSVLLLPLVLRFERWKLSRIWAIIFALLLVIVALLGMFYLFGSQIMSLRDELPKLQERAVQYFDQIQQWASHKFGYQPISKDQLIESGLESFKSSAGGYLGSTLSTTAGVLSVTTLVPIYIFCFLYYRDHMRQFLFRFVKPDRRTDVLHTMDSIQVVVQAYIQGLLTVIVIVSVLNSIGLLVLGVKFAVFFAIFASVLAIIPYIGILVGSAIPALVTLVDTGSPTKALGVVGVFVFVQFLEGNFITPMVTGSKVSINPMAAIIALILGGELWGTPGMILSIPLVAVLKVVFDANKNTEPWGFLLGDVSDGAELKLANSSAKEGFFMRAWHKLRPG is encoded by the coding sequence ATGCAACCGTCTCCTATCCCCACCACCCCACCGCGGGCGATGCCGCCGCCCAACAACTTCACCCCCCCCCGCAACCTGCCCTCGCCCATGCAGCGCCACGCCCCGGCCGAGGTGAAGCAGTCGGGGGTTGTGCACTACACCTTCCTGCTCATCGGCCTCACGCTGCTGGTGTACGTGCTGCACGCGCTCGACAGCATTCTGCTACCCATCCTGTTCGCGGCGCTGCTCTCGGTGCTGCTGCTGCCGTTGGTACTGCGCTTCGAGCGTTGGAAGCTATCACGCATCTGGGCCATCATCTTCGCTTTGCTCCTCGTAATTGTGGCGCTGTTGGGCATGTTCTACCTGTTCGGCTCGCAGATTATGAGCCTGCGCGACGAGTTGCCCAAGCTGCAAGAGCGGGCCGTGCAGTACTTCGACCAGATTCAGCAGTGGGCCAGCCACAAATTTGGCTACCAGCCCATCAGCAAAGACCAGCTCATCGAATCCGGCCTGGAATCGTTCAAGTCATCGGCTGGCGGCTACCTGGGCTCCACGCTCAGCACCACGGCCGGCGTGCTGAGCGTGACGACGCTGGTGCCGATTTACATTTTCTGCTTCCTCTACTACCGCGACCACATGCGGCAGTTCCTGTTTCGCTTCGTGAAGCCCGACCGGCGCACCGACGTACTGCACACCATGGATAGCATCCAGGTGGTGGTGCAGGCCTACATCCAGGGCCTGCTCACGGTGATTGTAATTGTATCGGTGCTGAATTCCATCGGCCTGCTGGTGCTGGGGGTGAAATTCGCCGTGTTCTTCGCCATCTTCGCCTCGGTGCTGGCTATTATTCCCTACATCGGCATTTTGGTGGGCTCGGCCATTCCAGCCCTGGTTACGCTCGTCGACACGGGCTCGCCTACCAAAGCGCTGGGCGTGGTGGGGGTGTTCGTATTCGTGCAGTTTCTGGAAGGCAACTTCATCACGCCGATGGTGACGGGCTCGAAGGTGAGCATTAACCCCATGGCGGCCATCATTGCCCTCATTTTGGGGGGTGAGCTGTGGGGCACGCCGGGCATGATCCTCAGCATTCCGCTGGTGGCCGTGCTCAAGGTGGTGTTCGACGCCAACAAGAACACGGAGCCGTGGGGCTTTTTGCTGGGCGACGTGAGCGACGGCGCCGAGTTGAAATTGGCAAATTCGTCGGCCAAAGAAGGCTTTTTTATGCGCGCCTGGCACAAATTACGGCCCGGGTAG
- a CDS encoding PA2169 family four-helix-bundle protein has protein sequence MASTLTDTTTRALTDLLNLNRASTKGYQEAAEEVKSADLKSQLGQFSQQRAGFISDLERCAQQYGIDAANSNTIESVATDAAAAVHRGWINIKSAITSQDDSAVLAAAETGEAAALKGYETALAAKDLPADVKSVLQQQHGKVLEAKNWLTAHKTN, from the coding sequence ATGGCTAGCACCCTCACCGACACTACCACCCGAGCCCTCACCGATCTACTCAACCTCAACCGCGCCTCGACCAAAGGCTACCAGGAAGCCGCCGAGGAAGTAAAAAGCGCCGACCTGAAATCGCAGCTCGGCCAGTTTTCGCAGCAGCGCGCCGGCTTCATTTCCGACCTGGAACGCTGCGCCCAGCAGTACGGCATCGACGCCGCCAACTCGAACACCATCGAGAGCGTGGCCACCGACGCCGCCGCCGCCGTGCACCGCGGCTGGATCAATATCAAATCAGCCATCACCAGCCAGGACGATTCGGCCGTGCTCGCAGCCGCCGAAACCGGCGAAGCCGCGGCCCTGAAAGGCTACGAAACCGCCCTGGCCGCCAAGGACCTACCCGCCGACGTGAAAAGCGTGCTCCAGCAGCAGCACGGCAAAGTGCTGGAAGCCAAAAACTGGCTCACAGCCCACAAAACCAACTAA
- a CDS encoding exonuclease domain-containing protein gives MYAIVDLETTGGQPAQDRITEIAVYIHDGEKIIGEYATLLNPGRSIPPFITQLTGITNDMVRDAPKFHEVARKVVEITEGCVFVAHNVRFDYSFLKKEFADLGYNYSRKTLCTVRLSRSLIPGQPSYSLGKLCQNIGIPLNGRHRAAGDAHATALLFGRLLGITQEGEAGAPGAPTADTLAQVDALAPAGRRPEGAGAPAKAPSARRVAVVQQAIKTALLPPLVSPEMVAALPQATGVYYFHNEAGEVIYVGKSINIYKRIQQHFAVDVKSRKSLEFKNSIADITWELTGSELVALLYESHLIKQLKPAYNRAQRRSVFPAGIYLRVDEQGYKRLLYGRADARNAEIPIIALANQYKAQGFLYHKVAKYNLCQKLCGLYKTPGACFDYQVHRCLGACVGQEAPEAYNTRVDEAIDSITYEHQSFVVIGAGRTELEKTIVLVENGRYLGFAYVDETFTARRIGDFRDVIKSYTDNKDTQQIIRQYLRTKHKGEEVKIFA, from the coding sequence TTGTACGCCATTGTCGATTTAGAAACCACCGGCGGCCAACCCGCCCAGGACCGCATCACCGAGATTGCCGTGTACATCCACGACGGCGAAAAGATCATCGGTGAGTACGCCACCCTGCTCAACCCCGGGCGCAGCATTCCGCCGTTCATCACCCAGCTCACGGGCATCACCAACGACATGGTGCGCGACGCGCCTAAGTTCCACGAGGTGGCGCGCAAGGTGGTCGAGATCACCGAAGGCTGCGTGTTCGTGGCCCACAACGTGCGGTTCGACTACTCGTTCTTGAAGAAAGAATTTGCCGACCTGGGCTACAATTATTCGCGCAAAACGCTGTGTACTGTGCGGCTCTCGCGCAGCCTCATTCCGGGCCAGCCCAGCTACAGCCTGGGCAAGCTGTGCCAGAACATCGGCATCCCGCTGAACGGCCGCCACCGCGCCGCCGGCGATGCCCACGCCACGGCCCTGCTCTTCGGCCGCCTGCTCGGCATTACGCAGGAAGGCGAAGCCGGGGCCCCCGGGGCCCCCACCGCCGACACGCTGGCCCAGGTAGATGCGCTGGCTCCCGCCGGCCGCCGGCCCGAGGGCGCCGGGGCCCCTGCCAAAGCGCCCTCGGCACGGCGCGTGGCCGTGGTGCAGCAGGCCATTAAAACGGCCCTGCTACCGCCGCTCGTCAGCCCCGAAATGGTGGCCGCGCTACCTCAGGCCACGGGCGTGTACTACTTCCATAACGAGGCCGGCGAGGTGATTTACGTGGGCAAGAGCATCAATATCTACAAGCGCATCCAGCAACACTTTGCCGTCGATGTGAAGTCGCGCAAAAGCTTGGAATTCAAGAACTCCATTGCCGACATTACCTGGGAGCTGACCGGCTCGGAGCTGGTGGCGCTGCTGTATGAATCGCACCTGATTAAGCAGCTCAAGCCAGCTTACAACCGGGCCCAGCGGCGCTCGGTATTCCCGGCGGGCATCTATTTGCGCGTGGATGAGCAGGGTTACAAGCGCCTGCTCTATGGCCGCGCCGACGCCCGCAACGCCGAAATTCCCATCATCGCCCTCGCCAACCAGTACAAGGCCCAGGGCTTTCTGTACCACAAGGTGGCCAAGTACAACCTGTGCCAGAAGCTGTGCGGCCTCTACAAAACGCCCGGCGCCTGCTTCGATTACCAAGTGCACCGCTGCCTGGGGGCCTGCGTGGGCCAGGAGGCGCCCGAGGCCTACAACACCCGTGTGGACGAGGCCATCGACAGCATCACCTACGAGCACCAGTCGTTCGTGGTGATTGGCGCGGGCCGTACCGAACTGGAAAAAACCATCGTGCTGGTCGAGAACGGCCGCTACCTGGGCTTCGCCTACGTGGACGAAACCTTCACGGCCCGCCGCATCGGCGACTTCCGCGACGTCATTAAGTCGTACACCGACAACAAGGACACGCAACAGATTATCCGCCAGTACCTACGCACCAAGCACAAGGGCGAGGAGGTGAAGATATTTGCGTGA
- a CDS encoding sce7726 family protein, with protein sequence MNDPAIRALLYPLLAGGVYVDELPTGSTRADVVHITEHFMHGYEVKGDHDTLQRVPNQLRCYAAAYDFVTFMVTEKHLPKLLPLLPAWVGILVATEDGLRPHRPAAYNATVARAPIAALLLLEEVKQFLLALGLTGVSTLRGRDIAHLLRTNNRIPLAHLAQYVRERLMARLPQRLLARAARKVERDRLAAIRQRRPKRPVRGPKPTAKKAK encoded by the coding sequence GTGAACGACCCGGCAATCAGGGCCCTGCTCTACCCGCTGCTGGCCGGCGGCGTGTACGTGGACGAGCTGCCCACCGGCAGCACCCGCGCCGACGTGGTGCACATCACCGAGCACTTCATGCACGGCTACGAGGTAAAGGGCGACCACGACACTTTGCAGCGCGTGCCCAACCAGCTGCGCTGCTACGCCGCGGCGTATGATTTCGTCACGTTCATGGTGACGGAGAAGCACTTGCCGAAGCTGCTGCCGCTACTGCCCGCGTGGGTGGGCATCCTGGTGGCCACCGAGGACGGCCTGCGCCCGCACCGCCCGGCCGCCTACAACGCCACTGTGGCGCGGGCCCCCATCGCCGCCCTGCTCCTGCTCGAAGAGGTGAAGCAGTTCCTGCTGGCCCTGGGCCTGACGGGCGTGAGCACGCTGCGGGGCCGCGACATTGCCCACCTGCTGCGCACCAACAACCGCATCCCGCTGGCGCACTTGGCCCAGTACGTACGCGAGCGGCTGATGGCCCGCCTGCCCCAGCGCCTGCTGGCCCGCGCCGCACGAAAGGTCGAGCGCGACCGGCTAGCCGCCATCCGGCAGCGGCGGCCGAAGCGGCCCGTCCGGGGCCCTAAACCGACGGCAAAAAAGGCGAAATAG
- a CDS encoding AAA family ATPase has protein sequence MRLTRLRVKNFRSVADIDISLSPLTVLVGPNGSGKSNVMDALRFVRDVFARGLDQAVMDREGMGIVQRWGTEGESITIGMKLSTRC, from the coding sequence ATGCGCTTAACCCGCTTGCGCGTCAAGAACTTCCGCAGCGTCGCGGATATCGATATTTCCTTGTCGCCGCTCACGGTATTGGTGGGCCCCAACGGCTCCGGCAAAAGCAATGTGATGGATGCCCTGCGCTTCGTACGCGACGTGTTCGCGCGCGGGCTGGACCAAGCCGTGATGGATAGGGAGGGAATGGGGATTGTTCAACGTTGGGGAACGGAAGGGGAAAGTATTACAATTGGAATGAAACTAAGTACCCGTTGCTAA